A genomic window from Sphingobacterium sp. BN32 includes:
- a CDS encoding RagB/SusD family nutrient uptake outer membrane protein, translating into MKKSTLFKSIVGAFLVSTTLSCKDFLDREPTSYSSAGFYKSEGAVEDGVSGIYATLNFTFAASLPFHIIYDHWTGLAFERAENTTIGAGGSLNPENAVIATAWTNFYKMIDRSNEVLTGAEPYLETLTGKSKQYLAEARVLRAFAYSNLLTMYGKVPFFQKPVTPEEYNVERTNEDVIVDFLLADLDACLNDLPWIADNRGRVDRAVAYGIKARLALLGGSLNYGGKGAAYYKIAAESAKAVIGQRQLAAKFDDLFNKTGQQKADVRNESLFEIIYSDKGIKKSHWIAFGQVSRNYGQTGRHPSQLLADTYECKDGLRIDESPLYDPKKPWANRDPRFRSTLWMHKDTVEGNTNGTSTGLIKFVLDLYQPTTQFYNYNTKTWASGTNADINSGAAWTSFANAGVGYIWKKYSNETVEAVGTQTCNAIIMRYPEILLTYAEAKIELNELDASVYDAINQVRNRSKMPNVAADRIGNQQRMRQLVRRERKVEFALEGLHFSDMRRWKIGDLENEGPSYGYPLPTRAANGSILQEGYDLVTPDMVPNFKKTARHDLNDIANYDAYKSKLKVRDLNRFWDDKFYLFPIPQRELDLAPALGQNNGY; encoded by the coding sequence ATGAAAAAGTCAACTCTATTTAAATCTATCGTCGGAGCATTTCTAGTCTCCACCACGCTTTCCTGTAAAGACTTTTTAGACCGGGAGCCAACGAGTTATTCTTCCGCAGGCTTCTACAAGTCTGAAGGCGCGGTGGAAGATGGCGTCTCGGGAATTTACGCAACGCTCAACTTCACTTTCGCAGCATCTTTACCTTTCCATATTATATATGACCATTGGACGGGTCTTGCTTTCGAACGTGCAGAAAACACGACCATTGGTGCTGGCGGATCTCTCAACCCGGAAAATGCAGTTATAGCAACCGCCTGGACCAACTTCTACAAAATGATCGATCGTTCCAACGAAGTACTTACCGGTGCGGAACCCTACCTCGAGACTTTAACAGGAAAATCAAAACAGTATCTAGCAGAAGCTAGGGTTTTACGCGCATTTGCATACAGCAATCTCCTAACGATGTACGGCAAAGTCCCGTTCTTCCAAAAACCAGTTACCCCAGAGGAATATAATGTGGAAAGAACCAATGAAGATGTCATCGTCGACTTCCTATTGGCTGATTTAGATGCTTGTCTAAATGATTTACCTTGGATAGCTGATAATCGAGGCCGTGTAGACCGAGCGGTAGCTTACGGAATAAAAGCAAGATTGGCGCTATTGGGAGGCAGTTTGAATTATGGTGGAAAAGGCGCAGCCTATTATAAAATAGCCGCCGAGTCGGCTAAAGCAGTCATCGGACAAAGACAACTCGCAGCGAAATTTGATGACCTATTCAATAAGACCGGGCAACAAAAGGCGGATGTAAGAAACGAGTCGCTTTTCGAAATCATCTATTCCGATAAGGGTATCAAAAAATCTCATTGGATTGCTTTCGGTCAGGTATCGAGAAATTATGGACAAACAGGTAGACACCCCTCGCAATTACTCGCAGATACCTACGAGTGCAAAGATGGTCTTCGGATCGACGAGTCGCCTTTGTACGACCCGAAGAAACCATGGGCTAACCGCGACCCTCGATTCCGCTCTACGCTATGGATGCATAAAGACACGGTGGAAGGCAACACAAATGGTACATCGACCGGACTCATCAAATTTGTCCTTGATCTCTATCAGCCTACCACGCAGTTCTACAATTACAACACGAAAACCTGGGCTAGCGGAACGAACGCCGATATCAACTCGGGTGCTGCATGGACCAGTTTCGCAAACGCGGGCGTAGGTTATATCTGGAAAAAATACAGCAATGAAACGGTGGAAGCCGTAGGTACGCAAACCTGTAACGCTATTATCATGCGCTATCCGGAAATCCTACTCACCTATGCAGAAGCAAAAATTGAGCTGAATGAGCTTGATGCATCGGTCTATGATGCCATCAATCAGGTTCGCAATCGGTCCAAAATGCCTAATGTTGCTGCGGATCGAATCGGTAACCAGCAAAGAATGCGTCAGCTCGTACGCCGCGAGCGTAAAGTCGAGTTCGCACTTGAGGGTTTACATTTTTCCGATATGCGCAGATGGAAAATCGGTGACCTAGAAAATGAAGGCCCATCCTATGGTTATCCGCTTCCTACTCGCGCAGCAAATGGCAGCATTCTTCAAGAAGGCTATGATTTGGTCACGCCGGACATGGTGCCTAACTTCAAGAAAACAGCACGGCATGACCTGAACGATATCGCAAATTACGATGCGTATAAATCAAAACTTAAAGTTAGAGACTTGAACCGTTTCTGGGATGATAAATTCTATCTATTCCCTATTCCGCAGCGCGAGCTTGACTTGGCGCCTGCATTAGGACAGAACAACGGTTACTAA
- a CDS encoding SDR family NAD(P)-dependent oxidoreductase, translated as MKQLENKVAIVTGGASGIGKAIVELFVKEGAKVVVADLNEKLGDQLIDSLGDSNIIFVKADASSAEDNKKIVDVAIENFGALHIAVNNAGIGGDSATVGDLTIEGWKKVIDINLNGVFYGMHYQLPEIEKVGGSIINMASILGQVGFANSSAYVAAKHGVVGLTKSAGWEYATKGVRVNAIGPGFISTPLVDNALNADALKYLETQHAFQRLGQPEEVAELALWLASDKSSFVTASYYPVDGGYLAK; from the coding sequence ATGAAACAATTAGAAAATAAAGTGGCCATCGTAACTGGGGGAGCCTCAGGTATTGGCAAGGCAATCGTCGAACTATTCGTTAAAGAAGGGGCTAAAGTGGTCGTTGCGGACTTGAATGAAAAACTGGGCGACCAATTGATCGATAGTTTAGGCGACAGCAACATCATCTTTGTAAAAGCTGATGCTTCTTCTGCGGAGGATAACAAGAAAATCGTAGATGTAGCCATCGAAAACTTTGGCGCGTTGCATATCGCAGTGAACAATGCCGGTATTGGCGGCGACTCCGCTACAGTAGGCGATCTGACTATTGAAGGATGGAAAAAAGTAATCGACATCAACCTCAATGGCGTATTCTATGGTATGCATTACCAACTTCCTGAAATAGAAAAAGTCGGCGGTAGCATCATCAATATGGCATCGATCTTAGGGCAGGTAGGATTTGCTAACTCATCAGCCTATGTTGCTGCAAAACACGGTGTTGTCGGGTTGACGAAGTCTGCAGGTTGGGAATATGCAACCAAAGGTGTAAGAGTCAATGCGATTGGTCCTGGCTTTATCTCCACGCCATTAGTGGACAATGCCCTAAATGCTGATGCTTTAAAATACCTGGAAACCCAACATGCTTTCCAACGTCTTGGACAACCAGAAGAAGTAGCCGAACTTGCGCTATGGTTAGCATCGGATAAGTCTTCCTTCGTAACTGCATCCTACTATCCGGTAGATGGTGGTTACTTAGCTAAATAA
- a CDS encoding bifunctional transcriptional activator/DNA repair enzyme AdaA: MVKTQQAINYARIAQAIQYIQDNFQHQPSLEEIAEHVHLSPFHFQRMFSEWAGTSPKKFLQYIQIDYAKKLLKEEQRTLFDTHMLTGFSSTSRLHDLFVQIEGMTPAEYKHGAAGLSIAYSFQETPFGRCLVASTHKGICYMAFIDNEEDALRTLKSQFEQAEFVAEEKESHRQALAIFDPASENPVDRIKLHLKGSPFQLKVWQALLEIPTGKLKTYKEIAEAIERPTASRAVGTAIGQNPIAYLIPCHRVIQTSGKFGGYRWDPLRKTAIIGWEIAKQKPAMSNEII; encoded by the coding sequence ATGGTAAAGACACAACAAGCAATCAATTACGCCCGTATCGCTCAGGCGATACAGTATATTCAGGATAACTTTCAGCATCAGCCGAGCCTGGAGGAAATTGCTGAGCATGTACATTTGAGTCCCTTTCATTTTCAGCGGATGTTTTCTGAATGGGCTGGTACGAGTCCAAAGAAATTCTTGCAATATATTCAGATTGACTATGCCAAGAAATTATTAAAAGAAGAGCAACGCACTTTGTTTGATACCCATATGCTGACCGGATTTAGCAGCACCAGTCGATTACATGATCTGTTTGTGCAGATTGAGGGCATGACGCCGGCAGAATACAAGCATGGCGCTGCAGGTTTAAGCATTGCTTATAGCTTTCAGGAAACGCCATTCGGCCGCTGCTTAGTCGCTTCGACCCATAAGGGGATATGCTACATGGCTTTCATCGATAATGAGGAGGATGCCTTGCGGACATTGAAATCTCAATTTGAACAGGCAGAGTTTGTCGCTGAAGAGAAGGAAAGCCATCGTCAGGCTTTAGCGATTTTCGATCCGGCGTCGGAGAATCCTGTGGACCGTATCAAGCTCCATTTAAAAGGTTCTCCTTTTCAACTGAAAGTATGGCAAGCCTTATTGGAAATTCCTACAGGGAAACTGAAGACCTACAAAGAAATTGCGGAGGCAATCGAGCGCCCTACAGCATCGAGAGCGGTCGGTACCGCGATAGGACAGAATCCAATCGCATATTTGATTCCCTGCCACCGTGTGATCCAGACTTCCGGAAAATTCGGTGGTTACCGCTGGGATCCTTTACGCAAAACAGCAATCATCGGTTGGGAAATCGCGAAACAAAAACCAGCAATGAGCAATGAGATTATTTAA
- a CDS encoding AI-2E family transporter yields MQYKQINNNSINQIMLIIIIILICILIFTNLYYYLPGFLGAITLYILYRSSYNKLTEQRRWNKSATSLLFILISIVFIVLPVWAMVDYLAPQISALLGNTDKIVEQFNLLKEYMSDKPLLKDIDMSDEALLNSLQSLTKYLPSVLNSVAEVAVNILVTFFVLFFMQVHNKKMEAYIIHAIPFSLQSKNEIWTEVNLMVRSNAIGIPILGLCQGIVAMLGYYIFGVENFVLMGILTGISSIVPFLGTMTIYIPLSLITVAAGDTGNAIGIFLYGLLLIGSIDNILRFTILKTLGDVPPLITVFGVLLGLKLFGMLGLIFGPLILSSVGVLIKVYANEYGKGKSIII; encoded by the coding sequence ATGCAATACAAACAAATCAACAACAATTCCATCAATCAGATCATGCTGATCATTATCATCATCCTGATCTGTATCTTAATTTTCACCAATCTCTATTACTACCTTCCCGGATTTCTAGGGGCTATAACGCTATACATTCTTTACCGCAGTTCCTACAATAAATTAACGGAACAACGGCGCTGGAATAAGTCGGCAACCTCGCTCCTCTTTATCCTCATCTCAATCGTATTTATCGTATTGCCAGTTTGGGCGATGGTCGATTACCTCGCACCACAAATCAGCGCACTACTCGGCAATACCGACAAAATCGTCGAACAATTTAACTTGCTCAAAGAATATATGAGCGATAAGCCACTGCTCAAAGACATCGACATGTCTGATGAGGCATTGCTAAACTCCCTGCAAAGCTTAACAAAATACCTTCCCAGTGTATTAAACTCGGTTGCTGAGGTCGCTGTGAACATATTAGTCACCTTCTTTGTGTTATTCTTTATGCAAGTACATAACAAGAAAATGGAGGCCTACATCATTCACGCAATCCCCTTCTCCTTACAAAGTAAAAACGAAATATGGACCGAGGTAAACCTGATGGTTCGCTCCAATGCCATCGGTATCCCTATTTTAGGCCTTTGTCAGGGCATCGTTGCGATGTTAGGTTACTACATCTTCGGTGTAGAGAACTTTGTGTTAATGGGCATCCTAACAGGCATCTCATCCATCGTCCCTTTTTTAGGTACCATGACTATCTATATTCCCCTTTCTTTAATTACAGTCGCCGCCGGAGACACCGGAAATGCGATCGGTATTTTTCTTTACGGATTATTATTGATCGGAAGTATCGACAATATTCTTCGTTTTACTATCCTCAAAACCCTAGGCGATGTTCCACCATTAATCACCGTCTTTGGCGTACTACTCGGCCTTAAGCTTTTCGGCATGCTCGGACTAATATTCGGCCCGCTTATCCTCTCCTCTGTAGGGGTGCTTATTAAAGTATATGCAAATGAATATGGTAAAGGGAAGAGTATTATAATTTAG
- a CDS encoding FAD-dependent oxidoreductase, with protein sequence MKRRNFLQLAALTGLGSLNLPIVSAGSLESETRAKAHDGSDEIKTDVCIIGGGLGGCATALAACRNGLRAIMTEETDWIGGQISQQGVPPDEHQWIETHGAPSSYRDYRTRVRDFYRRNYPLTPEAKNKVNLNPGNGSVSRICHEPHVSVAVLYEMLLPYLSNGQLQIFLGFKANTALIQGDDVKSVAIRSVDEDTTINVLAKNFVDATECGDLLPITKTEYITGTESKKETNELHASETKRPQNHQAFTVCFAMDYQEGIDNTIDKPTDYDRWKNYVPKLNPAWSGKLLDLSYSNPRDLKPKRLGFDPRGIDTPGMLNLFNYRRLIHKDNFTPGFYDGDITIVNWPQNDYMMGNLIDVSEAEFKKTVEDAKNLSRSLFYWLQTEAPRADGGMGWKGLRLRGDVMGTVDGMAKYPYIRESRRIKAQFTVLEEHVGAENRKLVAGEKEGKKAFQFFDSVGVGYYHIDLHPSNQGDNYIDFGSLPFQIPLGALLPQRVNNLFPANKNIGTTHITNGCYRLHPVEWSIGEAVGLLIAYSTKNKVHPKQVRSNKNNLSAFQSFIQQQGIELVWKV encoded by the coding sequence ATGAAGAGAAGAAATTTTTTACAATTAGCTGCCCTTACGGGGCTGGGCAGCTTAAATCTACCTATTGTATCCGCAGGAAGTTTGGAAAGCGAGACCAGAGCAAAAGCACATGACGGATCCGATGAAATAAAAACCGACGTCTGCATTATCGGGGGCGGTCTGGGCGGATGTGCTACGGCTTTGGCTGCTTGCAGAAATGGCCTTCGTGCAATCATGACCGAAGAGACCGACTGGATCGGCGGACAGATATCGCAACAAGGCGTTCCGCCAGATGAGCACCAATGGATAGAAACGCATGGAGCACCTAGCTCCTACCGCGATTACAGAACTCGCGTTCGCGATTTTTATCGACGCAACTATCCACTCACTCCGGAAGCTAAAAACAAAGTCAACTTAAATCCAGGAAACGGCTCGGTATCTCGAATATGCCATGAGCCCCATGTTTCCGTCGCTGTACTCTACGAAATGTTATTGCCCTACCTCAGCAATGGACAGCTACAGATATTCCTGGGATTCAAAGCCAACACGGCTCTAATTCAAGGCGACGATGTGAAAAGTGTCGCGATTCGCTCGGTCGACGAAGATACGACGATCAACGTACTGGCGAAAAACTTTGTGGATGCCACGGAATGTGGCGATCTGCTGCCGATTACCAAGACGGAGTACATCACAGGAACGGAGTCAAAGAAAGAAACCAATGAACTGCATGCCTCCGAAACCAAAAGACCACAGAACCATCAAGCTTTCACGGTCTGTTTCGCGATGGACTACCAAGAGGGCATCGATAATACGATCGATAAGCCTACGGACTACGATCGATGGAAAAACTACGTTCCTAAACTGAATCCGGCATGGTCGGGTAAGTTATTAGATCTATCCTACTCCAATCCGCGCGACCTCAAGCCTAAGCGATTGGGATTTGATCCGCGAGGCATAGATACGCCCGGTATGTTGAACTTATTCAATTACCGCCGTTTGATTCATAAGGACAATTTTACGCCTGGTTTTTACGATGGCGATATCACCATTGTGAACTGGCCACAGAATGATTATATGATGGGCAATCTGATTGATGTGTCGGAAGCGGAATTCAAGAAAACGGTGGAAGATGCAAAAAACCTGAGCCGTTCCCTATTCTACTGGCTACAAACAGAGGCCCCACGTGCTGATGGCGGCATGGGCTGGAAAGGGCTACGCCTACGCGGGGATGTGATGGGCACCGTTGATGGTATGGCAAAATATCCTTATATACGCGAATCGCGAAGAATCAAAGCACAGTTTACGGTATTGGAAGAACATGTAGGCGCAGAGAACAGAAAGCTGGTAGCCGGCGAAAAAGAAGGAAAGAAAGCTTTTCAATTCTTTGATTCTGTGGGCGTAGGCTACTACCATATCGATCTTCACCCCAGCAATCAAGGCGATAACTACATAGACTTCGGATCCTTGCCATTCCAGATACCACTTGGCGCCTTATTACCGCAGCGCGTCAACAACTTGTTCCCTGCCAATAAGAACATCGGAACAACGCATATCACCAACGGCTGCTATCGCCTGCACCCCGTAGAATGGAGCATCGGCGAAGCCGTAGGCCTATTGATTGCCTACAGCACAAAAAATAAGGTCCATCCAAAACAAGTTAGAAGCAATAAAAATAATCTTAGCGCTTTCCAGAGCTTTATTCAGCAACAAGGAATAGAGCTAGTATGGAAGGTTTAG
- a CDS encoding TonB-dependent receptor, which translates to MKFLFFISAFTLLYANNVLSQQLNFKMKNVSIDQVLLKISQEVKHDLVYDSKIFNGQKKVDIDFKNITVNQALTQLFDKTPYVFELNKNVIVVRKVVTKADQAVSSSVYQQKIVGTVKDEAGNPLSAVTVKATNNATATTTDANGNYEINLPAGTQSLRFSLLGYGDRQIEISSSTRIDVTMTASVSDIDEVVVVGYGTQKKVNLTGSVAQVSSKDLLKRNASNTSIALQGLIPGVSVSTTSGRPGYDGAGIKIRGTGSLNSENGPLVLIDGVEGYMNFLDPNSIESITVLKDAASASIYGSRASNGVILVTTKRGREDALSINYSGFVGTNMPTNFPEPVSAIEYMEAINVARKNNNQTPQYSDDIINIYKTQGADNFNFYDSNWKDLLVSNNALTHNNSLSFSGGSKRIRTFANFAHYYQDGNIPNNKYTRSTLKLNNDFTMNSWLRGGIDLNIRQSKVTAPANDSPEALFNKVTTFVPVFSAINSDGTWGYGQNGDNPIASAKASGVSTTTTPELAIKGFLSLTPLEGLEIYTNYSQNRLENKADQFLKPYDTYETGVYKVTYPTTGNDKSESWGQTIINQFNLQASYEKNLGSHYLKVLGGMQTEELLGRSFAAGRKFFKYAGFEDLNNGDVLSATNSGSHYEWAMLSYYGRLNYNYLERYLLEVNSRFDASTRFKGKNQWGYFPSVSAGWRISEEPFFQNIKNSINDLKLRGSYGTLGNQAIGSYYPYAAAIYSGQGYWFDYNQGTGVAQTEVANENISWEKSRQFNVGLDAQLFNSRLGLTVDVFRRKTYDMLQRFPIPSYVALTPPWENRGDIENKGWEVSATWKDQINDFNYSITANVTDIRNKALNLYGNEYIDGIYTTREGEALSSFFGYVSDGLFQTQEEIDNSPVYGTKANTKPGYVRYVDISGPDGVPDGVIDTYDRTILGSNMPRYEYSLNLSAEWKGFDLTLFFQGIGKKDLFYTGSGVRPFLVGRSMFKYQLDYWSEENRDAEFPILLIDGSGNNPNNIASDFWMKSGAFMRLKNLTLGYTLPKAWTERMQTKQFRVYFNAQNLLTFSNAYEGYDPENAFSSGSFYPLMKTFTFGLNVNF; encoded by the coding sequence ATGAAATTTCTATTTTTCATTTCTGCATTTACCCTACTCTATGCAAACAATGTATTGAGCCAGCAGCTAAACTTCAAGATGAAAAACGTCAGCATAGATCAAGTGCTTCTAAAGATCAGCCAAGAAGTAAAACACGATCTAGTCTATGACTCTAAAATATTCAACGGTCAGAAGAAAGTTGATATTGATTTCAAAAACATCACCGTAAACCAAGCCTTAACGCAGCTATTCGACAAAACTCCCTATGTTTTTGAACTCAATAAAAATGTCATCGTCGTTCGTAAAGTCGTTACTAAGGCGGATCAAGCAGTAAGCAGTTCCGTCTATCAACAAAAAATAGTCGGTACGGTAAAAGATGAAGCCGGCAATCCATTATCGGCTGTAACGGTCAAAGCGACAAATAATGCAACCGCTACGACGACCGATGCCAACGGTAATTATGAAATAAACCTTCCCGCCGGAACGCAGAGTCTCCGTTTTTCTTTGCTTGGCTATGGAGATCGACAAATCGAAATCAGCTCCAGCACACGAATCGATGTCACCATGACCGCATCCGTCAGCGACATTGATGAAGTAGTCGTTGTCGGCTATGGTACGCAAAAGAAAGTAAACTTAACGGGCTCAGTAGCCCAAGTATCCAGCAAAGACCTCTTGAAACGAAATGCCTCGAACACATCCATCGCTTTACAGGGCTTGATTCCCGGAGTTTCTGTATCTACGACATCGGGTCGACCGGGTTATGATGGTGCGGGAATAAAAATACGTGGTACGGGCTCGTTAAATTCTGAAAATGGTCCCTTAGTATTGATCGATGGTGTTGAAGGCTATATGAACTTTCTAGACCCCAACAGTATCGAAAGCATTACGGTGTTAAAAGACGCCGCTTCGGCATCAATCTATGGTTCCAGAGCATCTAATGGTGTCATCTTGGTAACGACAAAACGAGGAAGAGAAGATGCACTAAGCATCAACTACAGTGGGTTTGTAGGAACGAATATGCCGACGAACTTTCCCGAACCGGTAAGCGCTATCGAATATATGGAAGCAATTAACGTGGCGCGCAAAAACAATAACCAAACGCCACAATACAGCGACGATATTATCAACATCTATAAAACACAAGGTGCTGATAACTTCAATTTCTATGATAGCAACTGGAAGGATCTGCTCGTTAGCAACAATGCGCTCACCCATAACAATTCCTTGAGTTTTTCCGGCGGATCAAAGCGCATACGTACCTTTGCCAACTTCGCCCATTACTATCAAGACGGCAATATCCCCAACAATAAATACACACGTTCTACTTTAAAGTTGAACAACGACTTTACGATGAACAGTTGGTTGCGCGGCGGAATAGATTTGAATATTCGCCAGTCTAAAGTGACGGCACCGGCGAACGATTCGCCCGAAGCATTATTCAATAAGGTGACGACCTTTGTTCCCGTGTTTTCCGCCATCAACTCCGACGGAACCTGGGGCTACGGTCAGAATGGTGACAACCCCATTGCATCAGCAAAAGCATCCGGTGTATCAACGACTACCACACCCGAGCTCGCTATTAAAGGGTTCTTGTCATTGACGCCCCTGGAAGGTTTGGAAATTTATACAAACTACAGTCAAAACCGATTGGAGAACAAAGCCGATCAATTCTTAAAACCTTACGACACCTATGAAACCGGCGTTTATAAAGTCACCTATCCGACTACCGGAAATGATAAATCCGAAAGCTGGGGACAAACGATTATCAATCAGTTCAATCTACAAGCATCCTATGAAAAAAATCTAGGTTCGCACTATTTGAAAGTATTAGGCGGTATGCAAACCGAAGAATTGCTCGGACGTTCATTCGCCGCAGGTAGAAAATTCTTTAAATATGCTGGCTTCGAAGACCTGAACAATGGCGATGTACTTTCTGCCACAAACTCCGGCTCGCACTACGAATGGGCGATGCTATCTTATTACGGTCGCTTAAATTATAACTATTTAGAACGTTATCTTCTCGAGGTAAACAGTCGCTTTGACGCTTCCACGCGTTTCAAAGGAAAGAACCAATGGGGATACTTCCCATCGGTATCTGCCGGTTGGCGTATTTCGGAAGAGCCATTCTTTCAAAATATCAAAAACAGCATCAACGACCTGAAACTCCGTGGATCCTACGGTACTTTAGGAAACCAAGCAATTGGGAGCTACTATCCTTACGCCGCAGCAATATATAGCGGACAGGGCTATTGGTTCGACTACAACCAAGGGACAGGGGTAGCACAAACGGAAGTTGCTAATGAAAATATCTCCTGGGAAAAATCACGACAGTTCAACGTAGGCTTAGATGCCCAATTATTCAATTCCCGACTCGGATTAACCGTCGATGTTTTCCGCAGAAAGACATACGATATGCTTCAACGGTTCCCGATTCCAAGTTATGTGGCATTGACTCCACCATGGGAGAACCGAGGAGATATAGAAAATAAGGGCTGGGAAGTTTCCGCAACCTGGAAAGACCAAATAAACGACTTTAATTATTCGATTACCGCAAATGTAACCGATATACGAAATAAAGCGCTAAACCTTTATGGTAATGAATACATCGATGGCATCTATACCACGAGAGAGGGCGAAGCGTTATCCTCTTTCTTCGGCTATGTTTCCGATGGGCTCTTCCAAACGCAAGAAGAAATCGACAACTCGCCGGTATATGGCACTAAGGCAAACACCAAACCTGGATATGTGCGCTATGTGGATATCAGCGGACCAGATGGGGTTCCAGATGGCGTCATCGACACCTACGACCGGACTATATTAGGTTCAAATATGCCGCGTTATGAGTATAGCTTAAACCTGTCTGCCGAATGGAAGGGCTTCGATTTAACACTCTTCTTTCAAGGGATAGGCAAGAAAGACTTGTTTTATACCGGTTCGGGCGTTCGCCCCTTCTTGGTGGGCCGATCGATGTTTAAGTATCAGTTAGATTACTGGTCGGAGGAAAATCGGGATGCTGAATTCCCTATTCTTTTGATTGATGGATCAGGCAACAACCCGAACAACATTGCTTCAGATTTCTGGATGAAGAGCGGTGCATTCATGCGGTTGAAAAACTTGACGCTGGGCTACACCTTACCAAAAGCCTGGACAGAACGTATGCAGACCAAACAATTCCGCGTATACTTCAATGCGCAGAACCTGCTTACTTTCTCCAATGCCTATGAAGGTTATGACCCGGAGAATGCATTCTCCAGCGGTAGCTTCTATCCATTGATGAAAACATTCACCTTCGGACTAAATGTTAACTTCTAA
- a CDS encoding alpha-ketoglutarate-dependent dioxygenase AlkB codes for MRLFNSADPKKNWLPYDGTVNYYGVVIEDSAAYFQSLMQDIAWKNDEAIIFGKHILTKRKVAWYGDTAFEYTYSGILKRALPWNETLLRLKEIVEQVSGETFNSCLLNLYHDGSEGMAWHSDGEKDLKKNGAIASLTFGAERKFSFKHKDSKEKIDLLLEDGSLLIMKDTTQTHWLHRLPPTKAAHGPRINLTFRTIEEV; via the coding sequence ATGAGATTATTTAATTCTGCAGATCCGAAAAAAAATTGGCTTCCGTACGATGGTACGGTAAATTACTATGGTGTGGTAATCGAAGACAGCGCAGCATATTTTCAGAGTTTGATGCAGGATATTGCTTGGAAGAACGATGAGGCGATCATCTTTGGAAAACATATTTTAACCAAACGCAAGGTGGCATGGTATGGCGACACCGCTTTTGAGTACACTTATTCGGGAATTTTGAAGCGTGCCTTGCCTTGGAATGAAACACTCCTGCGTTTGAAGGAAATCGTCGAACAGGTTTCAGGTGAAACATTCAACTCCTGTCTATTGAATCTCTATCACGACGGCAGCGAGGGAATGGCATGGCATAGCGACGGGGAGAAAGACCTGAAAAAGAATGGCGCCATCGCATCCTTAACGTTCGGGGCAGAAAGGAAGTTTTCCTTTAAGCATAAAGACAGTAAAGAGAAAATCGATTTGCTGCTCGAAGATGGTAGCTTGTTGATCATGAAGGATACCACACAAACCCATTGGTTGCATAGACTCCCTCCAACAAAGGCCGCCCATGGGCCAAGAATTAACCTAACGTTTAGGACAATTGAGGAAGTCTAG